From Mucilaginibacter rubeus, a single genomic window includes:
- a CDS encoding DUF3892 domain-containing protein, with protein MASYQVNCIDKPKASSPIEQITHIGYYESLDRPRVVISVAEAIARIEDNNQAFYVSTERGKTYLTVVKPEDGGKKHLKSLADRAGVDNLLTLEEV; from the coding sequence ATGGCAAGCTATCAGGTAAACTGCATCGATAAACCCAAGGCATCAAGCCCGATTGAACAGATCACCCACATTGGTTATTATGAATCGTTAGACAGGCCAAGGGTAGTGATTTCTGTCGCCGAGGCCATAGCCCGGATTGAAGACAATAATCAGGCCTTTTACGTAAGTACCGAACGGGGCAAAACCTATCTCACCGTAGTAAAACCTGAAGACGGCGGCAAAAAACACCTTAAATCATTAGCCGACAGGGCGGGTGTTGACAACCTGCTGACGTTGGAAGAAGTTTAA
- a CDS encoding alpha-L-rhamnosidase: MKHPLRKPLLCIALLCCSFSVTQAQTPGAAGLKSEYLVNPIGIDNAHPRLTWLMNDKAQGAAQSAYQLYVGTDSVAVSTGQGNAWTTTKIASSNNLAVYSGQQLKPFTKYYWKVQLWDKTGKKLTASPVASFETGMMNMQNWKGSWISDNKGIAVNPAPYFRNTFKVAKQIRSARAYIAVAGLYELYLNGKKIGNHRLDPMYTRFDRRTLYVSYDVTAQLQNGKNAVGVLLGNGWYNHQSTAVWFFHQAPWRGRPAFCMDLRITYADGTVETVKSGTDWKTSLSPVVFNSIYTAEHYDGRLEQPGWNTANFDDSKWKPVINRSAPSMNIVSQAMQPIRAVDTISTKSITKLDSDVWVFDMGRNISGVSQITVKGDSGTVIRLKHAERLNKNGHVDQSNIDLHYRPTDDKDPFQTDIFILGGKGQETFSPRFNYKGFQYIEVSASKPIQIGKDNIKAFFMHSDVEPIGTVKASNQTINQIWTATNNSYLSNLFGYPTDCPQREKNGWTGDAHIASETGLYNFDGITVYEKWLADHRDEQQPNGVLPSIIPTGGWGYEWGNGPDWTSTIAIIPYNIYLFYGDSKLLADSYNAIEKYVNHIDELYPSGLTTWGLGDWVPVKSVSPVELTSSVYYYTDASILAKAAKILGKQADYIKYSALANKIKNAINAKYLDTTTGIYGKGLQTELSVPLYWGVVPENMKSKVAANLAKRVEADNFHLDVGILGAKAILSALSDNGYPDVAYKIASQETFPSWGWWMVNGATTLYENWQIDAKSDISLNHIMFGEIGAWLYKGIAGIHPDAEHPGFKNVLLQPHFVPGLNEFTATHKGPYGNIVSSWQRTASGVTYKVTVPANSSATITFPAGKVYLAGKAINNPALYKINAGSYVFEVK; the protein is encoded by the coding sequence ATGAAACACCCTTTACGTAAGCCATTGCTTTGCATTGCCTTATTATGCTGCTCTTTTTCGGTAACACAAGCCCAAACGCCGGGGGCTGCAGGTCTTAAATCCGAATATCTTGTAAACCCCATAGGTATCGACAATGCGCATCCCCGCTTAACCTGGTTAATGAACGATAAAGCACAGGGTGCAGCCCAAAGTGCTTATCAGCTTTATGTAGGTACCGATTCAGTTGCTGTTTCAACAGGCCAAGGCAACGCGTGGACCACCACCAAAATAGCTTCATCAAATAACCTTGCCGTTTATAGTGGTCAACAACTAAAACCTTTTACTAAATATTACTGGAAGGTTCAGCTTTGGGATAAGACTGGTAAAAAGCTTACCGCATCGCCGGTAGCCAGTTTTGAAACCGGTATGATGAACATGCAAAACTGGAAGGGCTCATGGATTAGCGATAACAAAGGGATAGCGGTTAACCCTGCCCCCTATTTCCGCAATACATTTAAGGTAGCTAAACAAATTCGCTCGGCAAGGGCTTATATCGCTGTCGCGGGTTTATATGAACTTTATCTAAACGGTAAAAAGATCGGCAATCACAGGCTTGATCCAATGTATACCCGGTTTGACAGGCGTACGCTTTACGTATCTTATGACGTTACAGCACAATTACAAAACGGCAAAAATGCGGTTGGCGTATTATTAGGTAACGGCTGGTATAACCACCAGAGTACCGCCGTGTGGTTTTTTCACCAGGCGCCATGGCGCGGTCGTCCGGCATTTTGTATGGATTTGCGCATAACCTACGCCGATGGCACCGTTGAAACTGTAAAATCAGGTACAGACTGGAAAACATCACTCAGCCCCGTCGTTTTCAACAGTATTTACACTGCCGAGCATTATGACGGCAGGCTGGAACAACCGGGTTGGAATACCGCCAACTTTGACGATAGTAAATGGAAACCTGTCATTAACCGTTCGGCGCCTTCTATGAATATTGTATCGCAGGCTATGCAGCCTATCCGCGCGGTTGATACCATCAGCACTAAAAGCATTACCAAACTCGACAGTGATGTTTGGGTATTTGATATGGGCCGAAATATTTCGGGTGTAAGCCAAATTACGGTTAAAGGCGATTCGGGTACGGTGATCCGCCTTAAACATGCTGAAAGACTAAATAAGAATGGACACGTTGACCAATCAAACATCGATTTGCACTACCGCCCTACCGATGATAAAGATCCTTTCCAAACTGATATTTTCATTTTAGGCGGCAAAGGCCAGGAAACCTTTTCGCCGCGCTTCAATTACAAAGGTTTTCAATATATCGAGGTAAGCGCCAGCAAACCTATCCAGATTGGTAAGGACAACATCAAAGCGTTTTTTATGCACAGCGATGTGGAGCCTATTGGTACCGTTAAAGCATCTAACCAAACTATTAACCAAATCTGGACTGCCACTAACAATAGCTACTTAAGTAACCTGTTCGGTTACCCAACCGACTGCCCACAGCGTGAAAAGAATGGCTGGACAGGCGACGCGCACATCGCCAGCGAAACGGGTTTATACAATTTTGATGGCATCACAGTTTATGAAAAATGGCTGGCCGATCATCGCGACGAGCAGCAGCCCAACGGCGTTTTGCCATCTATTATCCCAACCGGTGGCTGGGGCTACGAATGGGGTAACGGCCCCGATTGGACAAGCACCATCGCCATTATTCCGTATAATATTTATTTGTTTTATGGCGATAGTAAGCTATTGGCCGATAGTTATAACGCCATCGAAAAATATGTGAACCACATTGATGAACTTTACCCAAGCGGTCTCACCACCTGGGGCCTGGGCGATTGGGTACCGGTAAAATCAGTTTCGCCGGTTGAGTTAACTTCATCGGTTTATTACTATACCGATGCCAGCATATTGGCCAAAGCCGCTAAAATATTAGGCAAACAGGCCGACTATATAAAATACTCGGCATTGGCCAACAAGATTAAAAACGCTATCAATGCTAAATATTTAGATACCACAACCGGTATTTACGGCAAAGGCTTACAAACAGAACTAAGCGTACCACTTTACTGGGGAGTTGTGCCCGAAAACATGAAAAGTAAAGTCGCGGCCAATTTGGCAAAACGTGTTGAGGCCGATAATTTCCATCTGGATGTAGGCATATTAGGAGCCAAAGCTATCTTAAGCGCACTAAGCGATAATGGCTACCCGGATGTAGCTTACAAAATAGCATCGCAGGAAACCTTCCCTTCATGGGGCTGGTGGATGGTAAACGGAGCTACTACCCTGTATGAAAACTGGCAGATAGATGCCAAATCCGATATTTCCCTTAACCACATCATGTTTGGCGAAATTGGCGCATGGCTTTACAAAGGCATTGCAGGCATTCATCCGGATGCCGAGCATCCTGGTTTTAAAAATGTATTGCTGCAACCGCATTTTGTACCTGGCTTAAATGAATTTACTGCTACTCACAAAGGCCCTTACGGTAACATTGTTTCATCATGGCAACGTACCGCCAGCGGAGTAACTTATAAAGTGACCGTGCCTGCAAACTCAAGTGCCACCATTACCTTCCCGGCGGGTAAAGTTTATCTTGCAGGCAAGGCGATCAACAACCCAGCATTGTACAAAATAAACGCGGGCAGTTATGTATTCGAGGTAAAATAA
- a CDS encoding DHA2 family efflux MFS transporter permease subunit, translated as MKKSILIITVIAAAIMELIDTSIVNVALSHMSGNLGATLEDTSWVITAYAIANIIVIPMTSFLTTKLGRRNYYIGSIIAFTFFSAMCGLASNIWTLVAFRFLQGIGGGALLSVSQAIVFEVYGKERVSIASALFGVGVFLGPTIGPTLGGFITEHYTWPWIFYINIPIGIAVTVSSLLLVTEPEIKAKVKSVDWWGILLLIIGIGSLQTVLERGETDDWFSANYIIVLTIVAVISLSTFIWWELTTPNPVIDLRVLRSKSLAVAAILTFVTGFGLFTSVFLTPVLAQRVLLFPPTITGLILLPGAVLAIVGLLFSATLLKKGVSPLVIITAGFVIFISFTWQMSHMNLEASPGDLVGPLIYRAMGIALLTVPLTALAVSGLEPKDIPQGTALNNMMRQLGGSFGIAVINTYVAQRFGLHRSDLLQNINIFNDQTTARIAKLTNYFSSRGFSSFDAHNKAIAVIDSTINRQSSLLSYLDAYLFSGLVFLLAMPLLFLVISRKKQNRPVVIVSDH; from the coding sequence ATGAAAAAAAGCATCCTTATCATAACCGTTATAGCCGCCGCTATCATGGAACTGATAGATACCTCAATAGTAAACGTAGCCCTATCGCACATGAGCGGTAACCTTGGCGCCACGCTTGAAGATACTTCCTGGGTTATTACGGCTTATGCCATAGCTAACATTATAGTAATACCCATGACCAGCTTTTTGACCACAAAACTCGGTCGCCGCAATTATTATATCGGCTCCATCATCGCGTTTACCTTCTTTTCGGCTATGTGCGGGCTGGCCTCAAATATCTGGACGCTGGTCGCCTTCCGCTTCTTGCAAGGCATTGGCGGCGGTGCATTGCTATCAGTATCGCAGGCCATTGTATTTGAGGTTTATGGTAAGGAGCGCGTAAGCATAGCCAGCGCGTTATTTGGTGTAGGCGTGTTTTTAGGCCCTACAATTGGCCCTACACTTGGTGGTTTTATCACCGAGCATTACACCTGGCCATGGATCTTTTACATTAACATCCCTATCGGTATCGCTGTAACCGTATCAAGCTTATTGCTGGTTACCGAACCTGAGATAAAAGCCAAAGTAAAAAGTGTAGATTGGTGGGGTATTCTCCTGCTGATCATAGGCATTGGATCGCTTCAAACTGTGCTGGAACGTGGTGAAACTGACGATTGGTTTTCTGCCAATTACATTATCGTTTTAACTATTGTAGCTGTTATCTCGTTAAGCACATTTATCTGGTGGGAATTGACAACCCCTAACCCGGTTATTGATTTGCGTGTATTGCGAAGTAAATCTCTGGCAGTTGCCGCCATCCTTACATTTGTGACCGGCTTTGGGTTATTTACATCCGTATTCCTTACACCGGTACTTGCACAAAGGGTGTTACTATTTCCGCCTACCATTACCGGCCTTATTTTATTACCGGGCGCGGTGCTGGCCATTGTGGGTTTGTTGTTTTCAGCAACGCTGCTGAAGAAGGGCGTATCACCGCTGGTTATTATCACCGCGGGCTTCGTTATCTTCATCTCATTTACCTGGCAAATGTCGCACATGAATCTGGAGGCATCCCCCGGCGACCTTGTTGGCCCGCTTATTTATAGGGCTATGGGTATCGCGTTATTAACCGTTCCGCTTACCGCTTTGGCTGTATCCGGTCTTGAACCTAAAGATATTCCACAGGGTACAGCCCTTAATAATATGATGAGGCAGTTAGGCGGATCCTTCGGTATAGCGGTTATCAATACTTACGTAGCCCAACGTTTCGGGTTGCACCGCAGTGACTTGTTGCAGAACATCAATATCTTTAACGATCAAACTACGGCAAGGATAGCCAAGTTAACTAATTATTTCAGCAGCCGGGGTTTCTCATCGTTCGACGCGCATAACAAGGCCATAGCAGTTATCGACAGCACCATCAACAGGCAATCATCACTGCTAAGCTACCTGGATGCTTACCTGTTTTCTGGCCTGGTATTCTTACTGGCTATGCCGCTCCTGTTCCTGGTTATCAGCCGTAAAAAACAAAACAGACCTGTTGTTATTGTTAGTGATCACTAA
- a CDS encoding lactate utilization protein B yields MSTTTTKDHPHLAADFNRDEPRVNWHDETLWWVRAKRDIAAHKLPEWELLRETASQIKFNVLSNLSTYLEQFEANATKNGIIVHWAADAAEHNQIVHSLLEQRGITKMVKSKSMLTEECHLNDYLKDHGIDVIDSDLGERIVQLANEPPSHIVLPCIHKKKEEIGDIFHEHLGSAKGESDPKILTETARQHLREVFLTRRAALTGVNFAVAETGEFVICTNEGNADMGAHLAEIHIASMGIEKLIPERKHLGVFLRLLTRSATGQPITTYSSHFSKPQDGSEIHIIIVDNGRSIQLGREEFRNSLKCIRCGACMNTCPVYRKSGGHSYHTAVAGPIGSILAPNLDMKKYADLPFASTLCGSCSNVCPVKIDIHDQLYKWRQVIVKEGYSPKAKTMAMKAMALTLASPTLYRMGGKTGRLVFKYAPFAVNNKLNPWYNQREMPKAPDESFGEWYAKRKGAKNS; encoded by the coding sequence ATGAGTACTACCACTACCAAAGATCACCCGCATTTAGCTGCCGACTTTAACCGCGATGAACCCCGTGTAAACTGGCACGATGAAACCCTGTGGTGGGTACGCGCCAAAAGGGATATTGCCGCGCATAAACTCCCCGAATGGGAATTACTGCGTGAAACGGCATCGCAAATAAAATTTAACGTACTCTCAAACTTAAGCACCTACCTGGAGCAGTTTGAGGCCAACGCCACTAAAAATGGCATCATAGTACATTGGGCTGCCGATGCTGCAGAGCATAACCAGATTGTACACAGCCTGCTTGAGCAACGCGGTATTACCAAAATGGTAAAAAGTAAATCGATGCTTACCGAGGAATGCCATTTGAACGACTACCTGAAAGACCATGGCATCGACGTAATTGATTCCGACCTTGGCGAACGCATTGTACAATTGGCCAATGAACCGCCAAGCCACATCGTGCTGCCGTGTATCCACAAAAAGAAAGAAGAGATAGGCGATATTTTTCACGAGCATTTAGGTTCGGCCAAAGGCGAATCGGATCCTAAAATATTGACGGAAACGGCCCGCCAGCATCTGCGCGAGGTATTTTTAACCCGTCGCGCGGCACTTACGGGTGTTAACTTCGCCGTTGCGGAAACCGGCGAATTTGTGATTTGCACCAATGAGGGCAATGCCGATATGGGGGCGCACCTGGCCGAGATCCATATTGCCTCGATGGGTATTGAAAAACTCATTCCCGAAAGAAAGCACCTGGGTGTATTTTTGCGCCTGCTTACCCGCAGCGCCACCGGACAGCCAATTACAACCTATTCGAGCCATTTTAGCAAGCCGCAGGATGGCAGCGAAATTCATATTATTATTGTTGATAACGGTCGCAGCATCCAACTGGGTCGTGAGGAATTCCGCAACTCATTAAAATGTATCCGTTGTGGAGCCTGTATGAACACCTGCCCGGTTTATCGTAAAAGCGGTGGGCATAGTTATCATACAGCCGTTGCCGGGCCAATTGGTTCTATCCTGGCCCCTAACCTGGATATGAAAAAATATGCCGATCTGCCCTTTGCCTCTACCCTTTGCGGTTCGTGCAGTAATGTATGCCCGGTAAAGATTGATATTCATGATCAGTTGTATAAATGGCGGCAGGTTATAGTGAAGGAGGGATATTCGCCTAAAGCAAAAACTATGGCCATGAAAGCCATGGCTTTAACGCTGGCATCGCCGACACTATACCGTATGGGCGGCAAAACCGGTCGACTGGTATTTAAATATGCCCCATTCGCGGTAAACAATAAATTAAACCCCTGGTATAACCAAAGAGAAATGCCTAAAGCACCCGACGAATCATTTGGCGAGTGGTATGCCAAAAGGAAAGGAGCAAAAAACTCATGA
- a CDS encoding (Fe-S)-binding protein, with the protein MRVALFVPCYVDQFYPKAAIATLELLEKLGCEVHYPKNQTCCGQPMANSGYEHLTGGCNNLFVDNFAGYDYIVCPSGSCTLHIKEHLHADGKEEQATEIRKKVYELTEFLVDILRVKQLSASFPYRVGLHQSCHGLRGLRIAQMSELVAEPFSKPAQLLDMVNGLELVPLSRQDDCCGFGGTFCVVEEAVSAKMGKDRVADHVSHGAQYITSADLSCLMHLEGILRRQNSDVKVIHVAEILNHSMQ; encoded by the coding sequence ATGAGAGTTGCCTTGTTTGTTCCTTGCTATGTTGACCAGTTTTATCCCAAAGCGGCCATTGCCACGCTGGAGTTACTGGAGAAACTTGGCTGTGAGGTCCATTACCCCAAAAATCAAACCTGCTGCGGACAGCCGATGGCCAATTCGGGCTATGAGCATTTAACCGGCGGTTGCAATAATTTATTTGTCGATAATTTTGCGGGATACGATTATATCGTTTGTCCCTCGGGGAGTTGTACTCTGCACATCAAAGAGCATTTACATGCTGATGGGAAAGAGGAACAGGCAACGGAGATCCGCAAAAAGGTTTATGAGCTTACCGAATTTTTGGTTGATATATTACGGGTGAAACAACTGTCGGCCAGTTTCCCTTACCGGGTTGGCTTGCACCAAAGCTGCCACGGCTTGCGTGGTTTGCGCATAGCCCAGATGAGCGAACTGGTTGCGGAACCTTTCAGCAAACCGGCCCAACTACTTGATATGGTTAACGGACTTGAACTGGTACCGTTAAGCCGCCAGGACGATTGCTGCGGCTTCGGCGGAACATTCTGCGTGGTTGAGGAAGCTGTATCGGCCAAAATGGGTAAAGACCGCGTGGCCGATCACGTATCACACGGGGCACAATACATCACCTCGGCCGATCTTTCATGCCTTATGCACCTCGAAGGTATTTTACGCCGCCAAAACAGCGATGTTAAAGTAATTCACGTGGCCGAAATTTTAAACCACAGCATGCAATGA
- a CDS encoding SDR family oxidoreductase produces MKNSQNTVLITGGSAGIGFEIAKQLSAKNNHVIIVGRNQERLDKAAAQLQNVTAIKADISNAGDVEALTAKLTKDFPQLNVVINNAGAASINDLLTTPNVFENAQAEMFTNYISVIRLNEKLLPVLQQQSEAAIVNVSSIVAFLPGKQTSTYSASKAALHSYTISLRVALEDTNVKVFELMPPLVDTEFSAEIGGHNGIPASQVADEFIAGFESNNFEIRVGGTEPFYRLFLSNPAEALKALHQR; encoded by the coding sequence ATGAAAAACTCACAAAATACAGTACTTATTACCGGCGGCAGTGCCGGCATAGGTTTTGAAATTGCAAAACAACTATCAGCTAAAAATAACCATGTAATTATAGTTGGCCGTAACCAGGAACGTTTGGATAAAGCAGCGGCCCAATTGCAAAACGTAACTGCTATTAAAGCCGATATATCAAATGCAGGTGATGTAGAAGCGTTAACCGCAAAACTGACTAAAGATTTCCCTCAATTGAACGTAGTGATCAATAACGCCGGTGCAGCATCAATCAACGACCTGCTTACTACGCCTAATGTTTTCGAAAACGCGCAAGCAGAAATGTTTACCAACTATATTTCAGTTATCCGTTTAAATGAAAAATTGTTGCCTGTTTTACAACAACAAAGCGAAGCTGCCATCGTAAACGTATCATCAATAGTTGCATTTTTGCCAGGTAAACAAACCTCTACCTATTCGGCAAGTAAAGCTGCTTTACACTCATATACCATCTCGTTAAGGGTAGCTTTAGAAGATACCAATGTTAAAGTATTTGAATTGATGCCACCATTGGTTGATACCGAATTTTCGGCAGAGATTGGTGGTCATAACGGTATCCCAGCTTCACAGGTTGCTGATGAGTTTATTGCCGGTTTTGAAAGCAATAACTTCGAAATCCGTGTTGGTGGTACCGAGCCATTTTACCGCTTGTTCCTGTCAAACCCAGCCGAAGCCCTGAAAGCCCTTCACCAGAGATAA
- a CDS encoding two-component system response regulator: MSKKILILDDSEDILEVMKDALEMEHYEVEVLNYTDDICKAALSANADLVILDYILFGINGGELCHMLKTTPATAHIPVVMVSAYPRVLESLGNYGSDAFIAKPFNISDIIDTVNHCFLGAGDDVAHVA, from the coding sequence ATGTCAAAAAAAATTTTGATCCTTGATGATAGCGAGGATATTTTGGAAGTGATGAAAGATGCTCTTGAAATGGAGCACTACGAAGTTGAGGTATTGAATTATACTGATGACATATGCAAGGCGGCCCTATCAGCCAATGCCGATCTTGTAATTTTGGACTACATTTTATTCGGTATTAATGGTGGCGAACTTTGCCACATGCTCAAAACAACCCCGGCTACAGCGCACATTCCGGTGGTGATGGTATCAGCCTACCCGCGCGTACTCGAATCATTAGGTAATTACGGTTCCGACGCTTTTATTGCCAAGCCCTTTAACATCAGCGATATTATTGACACTGTAAATCACTGCTTTTTAGGAGCCGGTGATGACGTGGCACACGTAGCGTAA
- a CDS encoding DUF4268 domain-containing protein gives MYSKEQATQLKQAFWTAFGQYLKPQLSADGLRTNWVNYKTGIKHLYFKMEADKKSAFIAIEMSHPDADIQQLMFDQFMELKNVLNAQLDEEWDWQLHTIDEYNKTVSRIIKRLPDVSVFKQEDWPALISFFKPRIIALDEFWSVAQYSFELFK, from the coding sequence TTGTATTCAAAAGAACAGGCAACTCAATTAAAACAGGCGTTTTGGACAGCGTTCGGGCAGTATCTCAAACCCCAGCTTTCGGCAGATGGTCTGCGCACTAACTGGGTGAACTATAAAACAGGTATCAAGCACCTGTACTTTAAAATGGAAGCTGATAAAAAATCGGCTTTTATAGCTATTGAAATGAGCCATCCTGATGCCGACATTCAGCAATTGATGTTCGATCAATTTATGGAATTAAAGAATGTACTCAACGCTCAGCTTGATGAAGAATGGGACTGGCAATTGCATACTATCGACGAGTATAACAAAACTGTAAGCCGGATCATTAAAAGATTACCCGATGTAAGTGTATTTAAACAGGAAGACTGGCCCGCGCTTATCTCGTTTTTTAAACCAAGGATCATCGCGCTTGATGAATTCTGGAGTGTAGCGCAATATAGTTTTGAATTGTTTAAGTAA
- a CDS encoding lactate utilization protein C codes for MSREKILAAVKFNQPAALPLPDMEVLNTLTDVRTDLVSKYKTIATAGGSFVYEVNGFDEIKAIINNEFKPGVKIISALDELSDYIYAETVKHEDGHNFADVELTVLRTKLGVAENGALWLTEKDMGSRVLPFIAQHLAVVIGKDNFVPTMAQAYQVIGAADYGYGAFISGPSKTADIEQSLVIGAHGPRSLSVFILS; via the coding sequence ATGAGCCGCGAAAAAATATTAGCCGCTGTAAAATTTAATCAGCCAGCAGCTTTGCCTCTGCCTGATATGGAGGTATTGAATACGTTAACCGATGTCAGAACGGACCTGGTATCAAAATACAAAACCATAGCTACAGCAGGCGGCAGCTTTGTTTACGAGGTGAATGGTTTTGACGAGATCAAAGCCATCATCAATAATGAATTTAAACCAGGGGTGAAGATCATATCGGCCCTTGATGAGCTGAGCGATTACATTTATGCCGAAACCGTAAAACACGAAGACGGCCACAACTTTGCCGATGTGGAACTAACGGTACTTCGCACCAAACTTGGCGTTGCCGAAAACGGCGCACTTTGGCTCACCGAAAAGGATATGGGCAGCCGGGTATTACCTTTTATTGCCCAGCATCTGGCAGTTGTGATTGGCAAAGATAATTTTGTGCCTACCATGGCCCAGGCCTACCAGGTCATTGGCGCGGCCGATTACGGCTATGGCGCATTTATTTCCGGTCCTTCAAAAACGGCTGATATTGAGCAATCATTAGTTATCGGTGCCCACGGGCCGAGGAGTTTATCGGTGTTTATACTTTCGTAA
- a CDS encoding TetR/AcrR family transcriptional regulator, with translation MENELSKAERTRQFIIERTSPVFNKKGYAGTSLSDLTEATGLTKGSIYGNFKNKEEVAAEVFEYNSGKVRKQIQERIQRATSYHDKLLVYAQVYHSFTRGDFIPGGCPILNTAVDADDTNPLLKDKAAKAVIRWKTGIENLIKGGIEAGELKPDINITETALSMIAMIEGGIMISKVTDSPANLDIVLTSVHSMVDSLKL, from the coding sequence ATGGAAAACGAATTGTCAAAAGCCGAGCGTACGCGTCAGTTCATAATTGAGCGTACTTCACCTGTATTTAATAAAAAGGGGTACGCGGGCACTTCTCTTTCTGACCTTACCGAGGCTACCGGCCTTACCAAAGGCAGCATTTACGGCAACTTTAAAAACAAGGAAGAAGTAGCTGCCGAAGTATTTGAATATAACTCGGGCAAGGTGCGTAAACAGATCCAGGAGCGCATTCAACGGGCTACCAGCTATCATGATAAGCTATTGGTTTACGCCCAGGTATATCACAGTTTTACCCGGGGTGATTTTATCCCCGGCGGCTGCCCTATCCTGAACACCGCTGTTGATGCCGATGACACTAATCCGCTGTTAAAAGATAAAGCTGCCAAAGCGGTAATCCGCTGGAAAACCGGCATCGAAAACCTTATTAAAGGAGGTATTGAAGCCGGCGAACTAAAACCGGACATTAATATTACAGAGACAGCTTTAAGCATGATTGCAATGATCGAGGGCGGAATTATGATCTCGAAAGTAACTGATTCCCCTGCAAATCTTGATATAGTTTTGACATCTGTTCATAGTATGGTAGACAGCCTGAAGCTGTAA
- a CDS encoding START domain-containing protein, whose translation MRRILSIIVLLFIAKFAVAGPEEPWSLSTDKEGIRVYTRHIPDSKIKAIKVECTVNATAAQLVAVLMDIKTCSEWVYHTKSATVIKEVSPSDIYYYSEVNIPWPVHNRDFVAHLKVTQDPKTKVVTIDAPVISNMVPAKDGIVRVENSTGRWVITPIDSAHVSIIYTLHLDPGGSVPAWLINMFAAQGPTESFKGLKKQLQKPAYKDVKLSYVQ comes from the coding sequence ATGCGCAGGATATTATCTATCATCGTTTTATTATTTATTGCCAAATTTGCCGTGGCAGGACCTGAAGAGCCATGGTCGCTAAGCACCGACAAGGAAGGCATCAGGGTTTATACCCGGCACATTCCCGATTCAAAGATCAAAGCCATTAAAGTAGAATGTACCGTTAATGCTACCGCGGCCCAGTTGGTAGCTGTACTAATGGATATTAAAACCTGCAGCGAGTGGGTTTATCATACCAAATCGGCCACTGTTATTAAAGAAGTATCTCCCTCAGATATATATTATTACTCGGAGGTAAATATTCCATGGCCGGTGCATAACCGCGACTTTGTGGCGCATTTAAAAGTAACCCAAGATCCCAAAACCAAAGTAGTTACTATCGATGCGCCGGTCATCTCAAACATGGTACCTGCCAAAGATGGCATTGTGAGGGTTGAAAACTCAACCGGCAGATGGGTTATTACCCCCATTGACAGTGCCCATGTGAGCATTATTTACACACTACATCTTGATCCCGGAGGCTCGGTACCAGCCTGGCTTATTAATATGTTTGCTGCGCAAGGCCCTACAGAAAGCTTTAAAGGATTAAAAAAACAACTTCAGAAACCTGCTTATAAGGATGTGAAGTTATCGTATGTGCAGTAA